The Leptospira neocaledonica DNA window GCCCAGAACAATGCGAGTTCCGTGTTCCCGGAATCTTCTACCAAAAATGGTAAGGACTCTTTTTTACTTTTTAGCGAGAAGGTCCCAATTCGCGAACTGATCACTCAGACCAGGATTCCCGGTTTGAATTTACTACCTGCCTCTTCTAAACTTTCGCAAATTGATGTTCTTCTTTCCGGAAAAATGGACGGTTTTTTTGTTTTGAAAGAAGCCTTGGAAACAGTTCAAGGTGATTTTGATTGGGTGGTGATCGATTGCCCTCCTAGTCTTTCTTTAATCACTATGAATGCGTTTGTAGCCGCGACAGGAGTTATTGTTCCATTACAGATCTCTAAGTTTTCTTTGGATGGGATAGAAGCGATCTTAGAAGCCAAAAATCATACTGTAAAAAGGTTTAATCCTAATCTGAAAATTTTAGGAGCATTATTGACCTTATTCCAACAAAGGACCACGATGTCTCAAACGGTCGTTCCGATGATTGAAGAACATCTTCGTCTATTCGAATCTAAAATTCCTCCCTCTGTAGCAGTGGAAGAGGCACATTTATTGAACCAGTCTTTATACGAATACCAGCCCAAAAACAAAACGACCAAGGCCTACCAACAATTCACAGACGAGGTCTACTCTTTTGGCGGGTAAGAAGGACTTATTAAAAAAGGCAGCTGGAGCTGCTGTCCAAAAAACATTAGGGGGAGAAGTTTCCCCGGATGCAAAACCGGATCCTAAAATCTCGGAGAAGCCCGCGGTTTCCGAATCGGTTTCTCCTATTTCTTCTGAACCGTCTCGTTCTGTTCCGGAACAAAGGGAGACTTATTCTAGTCCTTCAGAAGCGCCCGAAAGCCGGGAAAAACAATTGCCCAAAAAAGAGCCCATTTTCAAGCTAAACAACGGTATGAGGATAGAAGAATACACACAAACGGGACTCCGTGATTCTAACGGAAATAAAAAATGGATCCGCATTCTCGGTGTCTTCTTTGTATTGATCTTTGTTTGGTGGCTCTGGCCTTCTAAACATGAGATCTATATGGATGTAGATAAAATGACTCCGGACAAGGTCTCCGGAATGGGTTCCGAAAAAGAGTATCATTTCACTCACGGACAGGACTTTTTCATTTATTATAAAAGAGGCGGTTGGTTCTCTCCTGATAAGATCAAACTTACGATCTATAAGGTGGATGAATCTAAGGAAGAGATCAGCGTTCAGGAAAAAGAATTTAAACGCAGATTCGATAAATTCCAAACTTACTATGATGATTCTTTCTTCGATGACGAAGGCGCATACGAAGCAGAGATCAAAGACGAGAATGGAGAAATTCTCGTGACCAAAAAATTCACCATCGACTAGATGAAATTTTCAAAATTTATAATATTCTTCATTTGCTCCTTTGCATTTTTTTGTGAATCTGCTGAGAAACCTAATGGTCTTCCTCCGGGTGCAAAATACGACAAGAACATGAACGCATATATTTTGAACGAGCCGGGTCTCTCCAGAATATATTATGATAATGGAAAGTTGTATTTTGAATGTCCTTTAGATGAGAATAAACTCTATCATGGATTATGCAAATCCTATCTTAGATCCGAAGAAGGGGTTTCTTCCCAAGGAAAATACGAACACGGCTCCAAAATCGGGGACTGGATCTGGTATTTTGCAGACGGCAAACCCTATATCAAACAACGATTCGGAAGCGAGATCAAAGTCGAATTCGCCAAAATTAATGGCGATGAAGGAAACGAAGAAGGTCCGTACGAGAGATACTATCCGGAAGGAACTCTGGAAGTAAAAGGCAGTTATAAGAACGGGCAAAAATCCGATTTTTGGCAGAAATACTTCAAAGACGGAGAATTGGAATATTCGGGTTATTATTCTAAAGGGAGAAAGATCCGCACCTGGTTCTATTATTTCCCAAACAGACAAACCGAGTCTGTCGAAGTTTTTGATGAAAAAGGTAATTTTTTATCTAGAACTATTTTTTCCCCCGGCGGAAAAGTTCTCTGCGAAGTTCAGAAAAAAGAATCTCGCTGCGGATAATATTTAGTGGATCCTAGAAATCTCAAACTTGAGAAGTTTGCAGCCTGGGGATTCTTTGTCATTACGGTTTACTTAAGTTTTTATCTCACTCTGAATCATTATGCGGGAGAAGGTTTTATACTTTCCTTGGCGATAACCCATTTGGGCATATTTATTGCGTTCAGAAGAGTGTTAGACAGATTAAGTTATTCTGTTTTATCTTTTTCTCATATTGTTCTTTGTTATTGGCTGGGAAAGAACGCTTTAGAGATTTTGTCTACTATCGATGGATGGAAACAGGGATTCTAAGGCCCCGAAATTAATCGTCAGCAGAATGAATAAGAAAAAAATAAACACAATCACCAAAATCAGGACTAAAAGTATCATCAAAGCGATCCTGATAAATCTTACCTGCAGATAACTGATGCCCAAAGCCAAATTTTGGTAAGTACTCAAATCAGTACTTCTTCCGAATTTAAGATAATTCCGGATATAAAATGCGGAAATCGCTATTACCGCGCCTGCGATCAGAATCCCGAAAGGTTCCGAATAATTTTTTTGGAGAACGAATAGTGGAATATAAACTATATTTCCGATCAAAGTTCCTAATGCCACAATTCCTAAAAAGTGAAGAA harbors:
- a CDS encoding ParA family protein, which translates into the protein MKQTLCIANQKGGVGKTTTSVHLAVGLARKGERVLLIDLDAQNNASSVFPESSTKNGKDSFLLFSEKVPIRELITQTRIPGLNLLPASSKLSQIDVLLSGKMDGFFVLKEALETVQGDFDWVVIDCPPSLSLITMNAFVAATGVIVPLQISKFSLDGIEAILEAKNHTVKRFNPNLKILGALLTLFQQRTTMSQTVVPMIEEHLRLFESKIPPSVAVEEAHLLNQSLYEYQPKNKTTKAYQQFTDEVYSFGG
- a CDS encoding toxin-antitoxin system YwqK family antitoxin, coding for MKFSKFIIFFICSFAFFCESAEKPNGLPPGAKYDKNMNAYILNEPGLSRIYYDNGKLYFECPLDENKLYHGLCKSYLRSEEGVSSQGKYEHGSKIGDWIWYFADGKPYIKQRFGSEIKVEFAKINGDEGNEEGPYERYYPEGTLEVKGSYKNGQKSDFWQKYFKDGELEYSGYYSKGRKIRTWFYYFPNRQTESVEVFDEKGNFLSRTIFSPGGKVLCEVQKKESRCG